A stretch of Amblyraja radiata isolate CabotCenter1 chromosome 42 unlocalized genomic scaffold, sAmbRad1.1.pri SUPER_42_unloc_2, whole genome shotgun sequence DNA encodes these proteins:
- the LOC116969039 gene encoding ribonuclease inhibitor-like yields the protein MWLWLTGNKLGDSGVKLVSAALRNPDCKIHRLGLQRVGLTDSGAEDLVSTLSTNPSLTKLYLTDNFLTDRCVPALCRLILSLPSLELIRLRGNNFTATGEEKLRSLQEPRPGVSVDL from the exons ATGTGGCTGTGGCTGACTGGGAATAAACttggagattccggagtgaaactggtgtctgctgctctgaggaacccggactgtaaaatacatagactggg gctgcaacgtgtcggtctcacagattctggagccgaggatctcgtctccaCTCTCAGTACAAACCCCTCACTGACGAAGCTGTACCTGACGGACAACTTCCTCACAGACCGATGTGTCCCCGCTCTCTGCCGTCTCATACTGAGCCTCCCGAGTCTGGAGCTAATcag GCTGAGGGGGAATAACTTCACTGCGACCGGGGAGGAGAAACTGAGGTCGCTGCAGGAACCCAGACCCGGAGTGAGTGTGGACTTGTGA